One genomic segment of Arthrobacter sp. Marseille-P9274 includes these proteins:
- a CDS encoding P-II family nitrogen regulator, translating to MQLVTAVVQPAKTEAVTQALQDLGVRGMTVSSVSGMGRQRGHTETYRGARIQTNTVDKVRIEILAHDEELEGIIGAIVAAARTGEIGDGKIWAVPLTDVVRVRTGERGPDAID from the coding sequence ATGCAGCTCGTAACAGCCGTTGTCCAGCCCGCGAAGACCGAGGCGGTGACGCAGGCCCTGCAGGATCTCGGCGTGCGGGGCATGACCGTCTCCTCCGTGTCGGGAATGGGACGGCAGCGCGGCCACACTGAAACCTACCGCGGCGCGCGGATCCAAACGAACACGGTGGACAAAGTGCGGATCGAGATCCTGGCCCACGACGAGGAACTCGAAGGGATCATCGGCGCCATCGTGGCCGCGGCGCGCACCGGGGAAATCGGCGACGGGAAGATCTGGGCGGTTCCGCTGACCGACGTGGTCCGGGTCCGGACGGGCGAACGCGGCCCCGACGCGATCGACTGA
- a CDS encoding 3-isopropylmalate dehydrogenase → MRNHRIAVVPGDGIGPEVIDASLQVLAAAETAFGFGTELTRIEAGARHYLRTGELWTPDLEEQLRGHDAVLFGAMGDPAVKPGVLERGFILAMRKAFQQAVNLRPVKLYAGVATPIAGLTPERCDLVIVRENTEGAYVGRGSTVHAGTPYAVAVQESVNTRPGIERVVDYSFQLAQQRRKKLTLCHKKNILIEAGNLWQDTVDEVGLRYPDVEVDYVHVDAMCFHLPVAPERFDVVVTDNLFGDIITDLGAVIQGGLGVAASANLNLDGSAPSMFEAIHGSAPDIAGRGWANPVGAVLSTAMCLASLGEREAALAIEAAAVQVLAGLPQLSGSGMGLDTAGVGKEIASLVGAGLPPVPGRSVMEDLAGAGHGK, encoded by the coding sequence GTGCGCAACCATCGGATCGCCGTCGTTCCCGGCGACGGCATCGGCCCGGAAGTCATCGACGCCTCCCTACAGGTGCTCGCCGCGGCGGAAACCGCCTTCGGATTCGGCACGGAGCTGACGCGGATCGAGGCGGGCGCGCGGCACTACCTGCGCACGGGCGAGCTGTGGACACCGGACCTGGAGGAGCAGTTGCGCGGCCACGACGCCGTGCTGTTCGGCGCGATGGGCGACCCTGCAGTGAAGCCGGGAGTCCTGGAACGAGGCTTCATCCTCGCGATGCGCAAGGCGTTCCAGCAGGCGGTGAACCTGCGTCCGGTCAAGCTGTACGCGGGAGTGGCGACGCCGATCGCCGGGCTGACGCCGGAGCGCTGCGACCTGGTGATCGTGCGGGAGAACACCGAGGGTGCCTACGTCGGCCGCGGTTCCACGGTGCACGCCGGCACCCCGTATGCGGTGGCCGTGCAGGAGTCCGTCAACACGCGGCCCGGGATCGAGCGCGTGGTCGACTACTCCTTCCAGCTGGCGCAGCAGCGGCGGAAGAAGCTGACGCTGTGCCACAAGAAGAACATCCTCATCGAGGCCGGCAATCTCTGGCAGGACACCGTGGACGAGGTCGGCCTACGCTATCCGGATGTGGAGGTGGACTACGTGCACGTCGACGCGATGTGCTTCCACCTGCCGGTCGCGCCGGAGCGGTTCGACGTGGTTGTGACCGACAACCTGTTCGGCGACATCATCACCGACCTCGGCGCCGTGATCCAGGGCGGGCTGGGGGTGGCGGCCAGCGCCAACCTGAACCTGGACGGCTCGGCCCCGAGCATGTTCGAGGCGATCCACGGGTCTGCGCCGGACATTGCCGGGCGGGGCTGGGCGAACCCGGTGGGCGCCGTGCTCTCCACCGCGATGTGCCTGGCCTCGCTGGGCGAGCGGGAGGCGGCTCTGGCGATCGAGGCCGCGGCCGTGCAGGTGCTGGCCGGCCTGCCGCAGCTTTCCGGGTCAGGCATGGGCCTGGACACCGCGGGCGTCGGGAAGGAGATTGCGTCGCTGGTCGGGGCCGGGCTGCCTCCGGTCCCCGGGCGGTCGGTGATGGAGGACCTGGCCGGGGCGGGACACGGGAAATAG
- a CDS encoding aldehyde dehydrogenase family protein gives MSSYSKAHPDGLPVGGGWVPCADSAPVVFPFDGSVVGYAPVGTVDHARQALDAAEKVFKEVAGLGAGRKRALLIAVHDALAERAAELEELLVLETGKPLVDCRTEVARTLTTWAAAAEEVARTHGETVPLDLQPLGEGMVGYWTRRPAGVVIGIAGFNYPLLLASHKLAPALAAGCPIILKPAPNTPLATLWAVHLIRKALAAQGIDPSAVQLVTGGVDVGETLVADPRAAVVSFTGSAAVGHRIARAAAPRKAVLELGSNTGFIVAADAVVADAVDAVLRGGFYANGQACISIQRIVLEEPIAAEFERALLARLGEVTVGDPRSPETRVAPVINEASARRILGWIDAARKRGARVLAGGALEGRSVQPTVMADVPADSELWCEEIFGPVVCLQTVPDIDAAIALVNQSRYGLQAGIFTKSLPTAFRAVDELEAGGVVVNEIPGFRSDIMPYGGVKDSGIGREGPRFAIEEFTVTRMAMIRP, from the coding sequence GTGTCCAGCTATTCGAAGGCCCACCCGGACGGACTGCCCGTCGGAGGCGGCTGGGTTCCGTGCGCCGACAGCGCTCCGGTTGTTTTCCCCTTCGACGGCTCCGTCGTCGGCTATGCTCCCGTGGGAACGGTGGACCACGCCCGGCAGGCACTGGACGCGGCCGAGAAGGTCTTCAAGGAAGTGGCCGGCCTCGGCGCCGGACGCAAGCGGGCCCTGCTCATCGCGGTCCACGACGCCCTGGCCGAACGCGCTGCCGAGCTGGAAGAACTGCTGGTGCTCGAGACCGGGAAGCCCCTCGTCGACTGCCGCACCGAGGTCGCCCGGACGCTCACCACCTGGGCGGCCGCCGCGGAAGAAGTGGCCCGCACCCACGGCGAGACTGTGCCGCTGGACCTGCAGCCCCTGGGCGAAGGAATGGTGGGCTACTGGACCAGGCGCCCCGCCGGCGTCGTTATTGGCATTGCCGGCTTCAACTATCCGCTGCTGCTGGCCAGCCACAAGCTCGCGCCTGCCCTCGCCGCCGGCTGCCCGATCATCCTCAAGCCCGCTCCGAACACGCCCCTTGCCACGTTGTGGGCCGTGCACCTGATCCGCAAAGCCCTCGCCGCCCAGGGCATCGACCCCTCGGCCGTGCAGCTGGTCACCGGCGGGGTCGACGTCGGCGAAACGCTCGTCGCGGACCCGCGCGCCGCCGTCGTCAGTTTCACCGGCTCCGCCGCGGTGGGCCACCGGATCGCCCGCGCCGCCGCCCCGCGCAAGGCCGTGCTGGAACTCGGGTCGAACACCGGCTTCATCGTCGCGGCGGATGCCGTGGTTGCCGACGCCGTGGATGCCGTGCTCCGCGGCGGCTTCTACGCCAACGGCCAGGCCTGCATCTCGATCCAGCGGATCGTGCTCGAGGAGCCGATCGCCGCGGAGTTCGAGCGGGCGCTGCTGGCCCGGCTCGGCGAGGTCACCGTCGGAGACCCGCGCTCGCCGGAAACCCGGGTCGCCCCGGTCATCAACGAGGCGTCGGCGCGGCGGATCCTCGGCTGGATCGACGCCGCGCGCAAACGCGGCGCGCGGGTGCTCGCCGGCGGCGCGCTGGAGGGCCGCAGCGTCCAGCCGACGGTCATGGCGGACGTGCCCGCGGATTCCGAGCTGTGGTGCGAGGAGATCTTCGGGCCCGTGGTCTGCCTGCAGACCGTTCCCGACATCGACGCCGCGATCGCGCTGGTCAACCAGTCCCGCTACGGGCTGCAGGCCGGCATCTTCACGAAGTCCCTGCCGACGGCCTTCCGCGCGGTGGACGAACTGGAGGCCGGCGGCGTGGTGGTCAACGAGATCCCCGGTTTCCGCTCGGACATCATGCCGTACGGCGGCGTGAAGGACTCCGGCATCGGCCGCGAAGGCCCGCGCTTCGCCATCGAAGAATTCACCGTCACGCGCATGGCGATGATCCGCCCATGA
- a CDS encoding SDR family NAD(P)-dependent oxidoreductase has translation MDYTRLFQLDGDRVLVVGAGSGIGREAALALAAHGASVICADRDSTTAAETAAMIGGSATSTVVDVLDQDAVRAAAEEYSDIAALVFTAATNVRKRIADYTMDEFDRVVNLNLKASFALIQAFGPKMATNGGGSIIGFASIRAFTVEPGQGAYAATKAGLVQLARTAAAEFGPSNVRVNVIAPGVVETPLTAQIKDNPEWYNAYAEKGALGRWSTPDELAGAVVYLASRASTYVTGSVLMVDGGWTAVDGRFDPPNS, from the coding sequence ATGGACTACACCCGGCTTTTCCAGTTGGACGGCGACCGCGTCCTGGTCGTCGGCGCCGGCAGCGGGATCGGCCGCGAAGCCGCCCTCGCCCTCGCCGCCCACGGGGCCAGTGTGATCTGCGCGGACCGGGACAGTACGACGGCGGCAGAGACCGCCGCGATGATCGGCGGCTCCGCCACGTCCACCGTTGTGGACGTGCTGGACCAGGACGCCGTACGCGCCGCCGCGGAGGAGTACTCCGACATCGCGGCGCTCGTCTTCACCGCCGCCACGAATGTCCGCAAGCGGATCGCGGACTACACGATGGACGAGTTCGACCGGGTGGTCAACCTCAACCTCAAAGCCTCCTTCGCGCTGATCCAGGCGTTCGGCCCGAAGATGGCGACCAACGGCGGCGGCTCGATCATCGGCTTCGCCTCCATCCGAGCGTTCACGGTGGAACCCGGCCAGGGCGCTTACGCCGCGACCAAGGCCGGCCTCGTCCAGCTCGCCCGCACCGCCGCCGCCGAATTCGGCCCGTCCAACGTCCGGGTCAACGTCATCGCCCCCGGCGTGGTCGAAACCCCGCTCACGGCGCAGATCAAGGACAACCCCGAGTGGTACAACGCCTACGCCGAAAAGGGCGCGCTGGGCCGCTGGTCCACGCCCGACGAGCTCGCCGGCGCCGTGGTCTACCTCGCCTCCCGCGCCTCCACCTACGTCACCGGCTCGGTGCTCATGGTCGACGGCGGGTGGACGGCGGTCGACGGGCGCTTCGACCCGCCGAACTCCTGA
- a CDS encoding multicopper oxidase family protein, whose translation MEPVSRRQLLLWGAGGLAATALGTAGLVRGAALLDGAAGGAVAVPRELKSSGRNLEVQLAAARGPVRLGSGEATMLRYNGMLPGPTLRLRPGDRLKVALRNDLSEATNLHVHGLHVSPQDNGDNPFVHIEAGSTFDYEYELPADHLPGVYWYHPHLHGSVAEQVSGGLYGAIIVEDPEPIAASRERVLMISDVALGPSGRIERPSSMERMMGRMGGVLLLNGQVRPRLEARPGERERWRVVNACVSRYLRLRLDGQQMQLLGMDSGRYAVPRAVDEMFLPPGNRADLLVTTAAGTSRLRTLPYNRANMGGMGNMMGQDSGGEHTLAALVVAGEQAPAPAPVAAQPGSRDLRGESPAATRELVFSAAFGGMMGGGPDGGQDGPGGGPAFGRFTIDGREFDPARTDVRAKAGSVEEWTLTNTSPMDHPIHLHIWPMQLVETGGRPEQEILWRDVVNVPANGQVRVRIAFDDHVGRSVFHCHILDHEDNGMMAVIEVR comes from the coding sequence GTGGAACCGGTTAGCCGCCGTCAGCTGCTGCTGTGGGGCGCGGGCGGGCTCGCGGCGACGGCCCTCGGCACAGCCGGGCTGGTGCGCGGAGCGGCGCTACTCGACGGTGCCGCGGGCGGAGCCGTGGCCGTGCCGCGGGAGCTTAAGAGCAGCGGAAGGAATCTCGAGGTGCAGTTGGCGGCGGCGCGGGGGCCCGTCCGGCTTGGCAGCGGGGAAGCGACGATGCTGCGCTACAACGGAATGCTGCCGGGGCCCACTCTTCGCCTGCGCCCTGGAGACCGGCTGAAGGTGGCCCTGCGCAACGACCTGTCCGAGGCCACCAATCTGCACGTGCACGGCCTCCATGTCTCGCCGCAGGACAACGGGGACAATCCGTTCGTCCATATCGAGGCCGGAAGCACTTTTGACTACGAGTACGAGCTGCCGGCGGACCACCTGCCCGGGGTGTATTGGTACCACCCGCACCTGCACGGAAGCGTGGCGGAGCAGGTATCCGGTGGTCTCTACGGTGCCATCATCGTCGAGGACCCGGAACCGATCGCCGCCAGCAGGGAGCGCGTGCTGATGATTTCGGACGTGGCGCTGGGTCCTTCGGGAAGGATCGAGCGCCCGTCTTCCATGGAGCGGATGATGGGGCGCATGGGCGGCGTCCTGCTGCTCAACGGCCAGGTCCGGCCCCGGCTGGAGGCCCGCCCGGGCGAACGGGAACGGTGGCGCGTAGTCAATGCGTGCGTTTCGAGATATCTGCGGCTGAGGCTGGACGGGCAGCAGATGCAGCTGCTCGGTATGGATTCCGGACGCTATGCGGTTCCCCGCGCAGTCGACGAGATGTTCCTGCCGCCCGGCAACCGGGCGGACCTGCTCGTCACGACTGCCGCGGGGACGTCGCGGCTGCGCACCTTGCCCTACAACCGCGCCAACATGGGCGGCATGGGCAACATGATGGGACAGGACTCCGGCGGGGAACACACACTCGCCGCGCTGGTGGTGGCGGGGGAGCAAGCCCCGGCCCCGGCACCCGTGGCCGCCCAGCCGGGCTCCCGCGACCTCCGGGGCGAGTCGCCCGCGGCCACGCGTGAACTGGTGTTCTCGGCAGCCTTCGGCGGAATGATGGGCGGAGGTCCAGACGGAGGTCAAGACGGACCTGGCGGCGGACCGGCTTTCGGCCGCTTCACCATCGACGGCCGCGAGTTCGATCCGGCGCGTACCGACGTCCGGGCGAAGGCGGGCAGCGTGGAGGAGTGGACGCTGACCAACACCAGCCCGATGGACCATCCCATCCACCTACACATCTGGCCGATGCAGCTTGTCGAAACCGGCGGGCGGCCGGAGCAGGAAATCCTCTGGCGCGACGTGGTCAACGTTCCCGCGAACGGGCAGGTCCGCGTCAGGATCGCCTTCGACGACCACGTGGGCCGCTCCGTCTTCCACTGCCACATCCTCGATCACGAGGACAACGGCATGATGGCGGTCATCGAGGTGCGCTGA
- a CDS encoding pyridoxamine 5'-phosphate oxidase family protein, giving the protein MPNHGASPETEILDEQECWRLLRGVSLGRLALWVEDHPDIFPINYTVDHGSLVFRTGAGIKLRTLRAIEGDIPLALEADGVDAKAGIAWSVVLKGYASEIDVTDEFLDSVARVLFPWQPGRKDHFVRIVPSSVSGRRFAVVQPKAWWISLDEATRAGLE; this is encoded by the coding sequence ATGCCGAACCACGGAGCGTCACCGGAAACGGAAATCCTGGACGAACAGGAATGCTGGAGGCTTCTGCGGGGCGTCTCGTTGGGCCGACTTGCCCTGTGGGTGGAGGACCATCCGGACATCTTCCCGATCAACTACACCGTGGACCACGGCTCCTTGGTCTTCAGGACCGGGGCCGGGATCAAGCTGCGGACCCTGCGTGCTATCGAGGGGGACATTCCGCTGGCGCTGGAGGCCGATGGCGTGGATGCCAAGGCCGGCATCGCCTGGAGCGTGGTGCTGAAGGGCTATGCCAGCGAGATCGACGTGACCGACGAGTTCCTTGATTCGGTGGCGAGGGTCCTCTTCCCGTGGCAACCCGGTCGCAAAGACCACTTCGTCCGGATTGTGCCGTCATCTGTCAGCGGCCGCCGTTTCGCCGTGGTCCAGCCCAAAGCGTGGTGGATCTCCCTGGACGAAGCGACGCGCGCGGGACTCGAATGA
- a CDS encoding HNH endonuclease signature motif containing protein, translating into MEEFQQEGPTAWRGLPSRPAGAFSLLEYHLHRAMFERRLRLMYPEAGDPPNEDSIVQPDFVPAPSGYRTPADPPEGKSASRELVRRSEPSTRQVEPSRIPAALGVPPQATPSPTTPTQGTSPHNISSSDDPDQAAPTGKDLETTAENASPVDWRDVWEQVPPATLAVLLDAVDVCSLSDADTLDYLAATGRVTAWAQAMKVRGLARFAQHRTEDGTGITGHGGYSRFASGEIAPHIHQSKRSVSKELADAVQLWNWLPGTVAAMDSGTIDLPRAAAIAHGARGLPDDLLPVYEANVLPGAENILKESLQARIRGVRNDLHPEGLTVRHEREMEGRGVSFFPQEDGMAELYIRTSADKALLIYNLLQAHAMSLKTAEETRTLGQLRADVLADLLLKAPGHAFQPASAASPGDVSPDGACGSCARGPGPVIAGGNITASVAVTIPLATAARIGTEPGHLAGYGPIPPETARNIAALAKTWLPVLVDEGGEAVAVAKEMRHPPEWLKRTVRLRDESCRGPGCLVDSRHCELDHTIAWEAGGKTELANLAPYCKPDHIAKHEGGWRTTQEDKGVLRHQGKSGHAYISYSDGTWIRLGVQPPPEPPPDPFADPTPPPF; encoded by the coding sequence ATGGAGGAGTTCCAGCAAGAAGGTCCGACGGCGTGGCGGGGCTTACCGTCCCGGCCCGCCGGCGCTTTCTCCCTGCTCGAATACCACCTCCACAGGGCCATGTTCGAACGGCGCCTCCGCTTGATGTACCCGGAGGCAGGCGATCCGCCCAACGAGGACTCGATCGTCCAACCGGACTTTGTCCCGGCGCCGTCCGGGTACCGTACCCCTGCTGATCCACCGGAAGGGAAATCCGCCTCCCGGGAACTGGTGCGCCGCTCAGAACCGTCAACCCGGCAGGTCGAACCATCCCGGATACCTGCTGCCCTGGGCGTCCCGCCCCAGGCCACGCCGTCTCCGACCACGCCCACCCAGGGCACCTCGCCCCACAACATCTCGTCCTCCGATGACCCTGACCAGGCTGCGCCCACGGGCAAGGACCTGGAGACAACCGCGGAGAATGCGTCCCCCGTGGACTGGCGGGATGTGTGGGAACAGGTCCCGCCCGCGACGCTGGCGGTCCTCCTCGACGCCGTTGACGTCTGTTCACTCTCCGACGCAGACACGTTGGACTACCTGGCCGCGACCGGACGAGTAACGGCATGGGCGCAGGCGATGAAAGTCCGCGGCTTGGCCCGCTTCGCGCAGCACCGGACCGAGGACGGGACCGGCATCACGGGCCACGGAGGCTACTCCCGGTTTGCCTCCGGGGAAATCGCCCCGCACATCCATCAATCGAAGCGCTCCGTCAGTAAGGAGCTGGCTGACGCCGTGCAGCTGTGGAACTGGCTGCCCGGCACGGTGGCCGCGATGGATTCGGGCACCATCGACCTTCCACGGGCAGCGGCAATCGCCCACGGCGCCCGCGGCTTGCCGGACGATCTCCTACCCGTCTACGAAGCGAACGTACTCCCGGGCGCCGAGAATATCCTGAAGGAGTCCCTGCAGGCTCGAATCCGGGGCGTGCGCAATGATCTGCACCCGGAAGGCCTCACCGTGCGGCACGAGCGCGAAATGGAAGGACGGGGTGTCTCGTTCTTTCCCCAAGAGGACGGCATGGCCGAACTGTACATCCGCACTAGTGCCGACAAGGCACTGCTGATCTACAACCTGCTTCAGGCACACGCCATGTCCCTCAAAACCGCCGAGGAAACCCGCACCTTGGGCCAGCTCCGCGCCGATGTCCTGGCGGACCTGCTCCTGAAGGCGCCGGGACATGCCTTCCAGCCGGCCTCAGCCGCCAGCCCCGGCGACGTCAGTCCCGACGGGGCTTGCGGATCATGCGCCCGCGGACCTGGCCCGGTCATTGCAGGCGGCAACATCACGGCGTCGGTTGCGGTAACTATCCCCCTAGCGACCGCCGCCAGGATCGGCACCGAGCCTGGCCACCTCGCCGGATACGGACCGATCCCGCCGGAGACCGCCCGCAATATCGCCGCATTGGCGAAGACCTGGCTGCCGGTGCTGGTCGATGAAGGCGGCGAGGCGGTGGCCGTCGCAAAGGAGATGCGGCATCCGCCGGAATGGCTCAAACGCACGGTCCGGCTCCGTGACGAAAGCTGCCGCGGACCCGGCTGCCTCGTCGATTCCAGGCATTGCGAACTGGACCACACCATCGCCTGGGAAGCCGGCGGCAAGACCGAGCTGGCTAACCTCGCGCCGTACTGCAAACCGGACCACATTGCGAAGCACGAGGGTGGTTGGCGCACCACGCAGGAGGACAAGGGAGTGCTCCGCCATCAAGGCAAGAGCGGCCACGCATACATCAGCTACTCGGACGGCACTTGGATCCGCCTCGGCGTCCAACCACCGCCGGAACCGCCGCCCGACCCCTTCGCCGATCCAACGCCACCGCCCTTCTGA
- a CDS encoding amidase, with the protein MSQQPRSALHNLTARELGEAYAAKELSPVEAAEAVIERVEAREPVLNALYQFEPEAVRADAKASERRWMEGAARGPLDGVPMTVKENIARAGVPMPSGTALSSPKVPQANAPITDRILEAGGVIVGSTVMPDWGMLSSGVSSLHGITRSAWNPAWTTGGSSSGAGSAAAAGYGPLHVGTDIGGSIRLPGTWQGLATLKPSAGLIPLDVPYIGRAAGPMARTVGDAALFMAILAQPDIRDYTARPYPAMNWDIADELDVSTLRIALQTDAGAGACPDPEVLAAVEAAAELFAATGATVERIGPFINQDMLDGLDNFWRTRSWADYRELSPSEQDKVLPYIVRWCSRGAEFDGAETIRNFGSIDRMQQATIAATANYDVVLSPVAPMAAFPAEQAMPVDDPDRTMAHIGFTVPYNMSGQPAATVNCGFTSDGRPIGLQLAGHVGADDFILHAAAWYEAARPASAVPDWAGLD; encoded by the coding sequence ATGTCCCAGCAGCCCCGTTCCGCACTGCACAACCTCACCGCCCGGGAACTCGGCGAGGCCTACGCAGCGAAGGAGCTTTCGCCGGTGGAGGCGGCCGAAGCCGTCATCGAGCGGGTCGAGGCGCGGGAGCCGGTGCTGAATGCGCTGTACCAGTTTGAACCGGAGGCCGTGCGTGCGGACGCCAAGGCGAGCGAGCGGCGCTGGATGGAGGGCGCCGCCCGCGGCCCGCTGGACGGCGTGCCGATGACCGTCAAGGAGAACATCGCCCGGGCCGGCGTGCCGATGCCGTCCGGGACCGCGCTCTCCAGCCCGAAGGTGCCGCAGGCCAACGCGCCCATCACGGACCGGATCCTCGAGGCCGGCGGGGTGATCGTGGGATCGACGGTGATGCCTGACTGGGGCATGCTTTCCTCCGGCGTCTCCAGCCTGCACGGCATCACCCGCAGTGCGTGGAATCCGGCCTGGACCACCGGCGGCTCGAGCTCAGGCGCCGGTTCTGCCGCCGCCGCTGGCTACGGCCCGCTGCACGTCGGCACGGACATTGGCGGCTCCATCCGGCTGCCCGGGACCTGGCAGGGACTGGCGACTCTCAAGCCCAGCGCCGGACTGATTCCGCTCGATGTTCCATATATCGGCCGGGCCGCCGGACCGATGGCGCGGACGGTCGGGGACGCGGCGCTGTTCATGGCCATCCTGGCGCAGCCGGACATCCGGGACTACACCGCCCGGCCCTATCCCGCGATGAACTGGGACATTGCCGACGAGTTGGACGTGTCCACGCTCAGGATCGCGCTGCAGACCGACGCCGGCGCCGGGGCCTGCCCCGATCCGGAAGTCCTCGCCGCCGTCGAGGCCGCCGCCGAGCTGTTTGCCGCGACCGGCGCCACGGTGGAGCGGATCGGCCCCTTCATCAACCAGGACATGCTCGACGGCCTCGACAACTTCTGGCGCACCCGGTCCTGGGCCGACTACCGGGAGCTGAGCCCTTCCGAGCAGGACAAAGTCCTGCCGTACATCGTGCGCTGGTGCTCCCGCGGCGCGGAGTTCGACGGCGCCGAGACCATCCGCAATTTCGGCAGCATTGACCGGATGCAGCAGGCGACCATTGCCGCAACGGCAAATTACGACGTCGTTCTCTCACCTGTGGCGCCGATGGCCGCCTTCCCCGCGGAGCAGGCAATGCCGGTGGACGATCCGGACCGCACCATGGCCCACATCGGCTTCACCGTCCCGTACAACATGTCCGGCCAGCCCGCGGCGACCGTCAACTGCGGCTTCACCAGCGACGGGCGTCCGATCGGCCTGCAGCTGGCCGGCCACGTCGGGGCGGACGACTTCATCCTCCACGCCGCCGCCTGGTACGAGGCCGCCCGTCCCGCCTCGGCCGTTCCCGACTGGGCCGGCCTCGACTAG